In Candidatus Bathyarchaeia archaeon, a single window of DNA contains:
- a CDS encoding DUF72 domain-containing protein, which yields MRVKVGCCGFPVAMRTYFSRMRLVEVQSTFYNIPTKRSIENWLRESPQGFEFSVKGWMAITHPIDSPVWRRSKASPPGDPANYGSFKPTEENIRAWERTKEVCEALGARICVLQTPPGFGASKENIENMEGFFSSIRRDGLRIAWEPRGEWKDRRGKVGEICERLGLIPVFDILRHEPMAIGPIAYTRLHGLGGREYNYGYKYTDNDLNRLLDRVSSLKGSGVSEVYVLFNNIHMFNDASRFVKLLSDRG from the coding sequence ATGAGAGTTAAGGTAGGATGCTGTGGCTTCCCGGTCGCGATGAGGACCTATTTTTCCCGAATGAGGCTGGTGGAGGTCCAGAGCACGTTCTACAACATCCCGACAAAGAGATCGATCGAGAATTGGCTCCGCGAATCCCCCCAGGGCTTCGAATTTTCCGTGAAGGGCTGGATGGCGATCACCCACCCAATCGATAGCCCGGTCTGGCGGAGGTCCAAGGCCAGCCCGCCCGGGGATCCCGCGAACTACGGCTCCTTTAAGCCCACGGAGGAGAACATTCGAGCTTGGGAAAGGACGAAGGAAGTATGCGAGGCGCTGGGGGCGAGGATATGCGTCCTCCAAACCCCGCCCGGGTTTGGCGCATCGAAGGAGAACATCGAGAACATGGAGGGCTTCTTCTCTTCGATTAGGAGGGATGGCTTGAGGATAGCGTGGGAGCCGAGGGGGGAGTGGAAGGATCGAAGGGGGAAGGTTGGGGAGATTTGCGAACGGCTGGGCTTGATACCGGTATTCGATATCCTAAGGCATGAGCCAATGGCCATCGGCCCGATCGCCTACACGAGGCTGCATGGCCTCGGGGGGAGGGAATATAATTACGGGTATAAGTATACGGATAATGACCTGAATAGGCTTCTAGATAGGGTATCCTCATTGAAGGGATCTGGGGTATCGGAGGTTTACGTTCTCTTCAATAATATCCATATGTTCAACGATGCATCGAGGTTCGTGAAGTTGCTCAGCGATCGCGGCTGA
- a CDS encoding DNA-directed DNA polymerase I, with amino-acid sequence MSAGTSLQINEGLNIEEAYLLSAGYDGERGRAFLKLYDKGEDRIKIWYDDTGHLPYCISKDPLEELERNEAISKHPGLARFERAERYDALRDRRLDVVIIYGKDPLAIGGKPSGSIRDIVKAWEANIKYVESYIYDLGFTPCMPYRVSNGRLYPITQELPREAIAHLERALEGEDEEHRKAVREWISLLEAPMPKLKRVALDIEVYSPIVTRVPDPSEAEHPILCIGFFDNEGRKRILLLDRGEGFKGEALPSDLGAAFFKSEADMLRAAFEIIREYPVLLTFNGDDFDLNYIWHRAQRLGIGREEIPLEVGRESISIKNGVHIDLYKFFVNKSMQVYAFRQKYREMTLDDVGMALLGEGKRRSEASVSDMSYSELAAYCMKDAELTMRLSTYDDELVMKLIVALSRISCLGIEEVSRQGVSNWIRSMLYREHRRRGYLIPRPDEILELKGTIATEATIKGKKYKGAIVVEPKPGVHFGVAVLDFASLYPSIIKMWNLGYETILCPHEDCRDNLVPGTPHWICKKRRAIQSVLIGSLRDVRVKWYKPKSKDGSLPEPKRNWYMVVQDALKVILNASYGVFGAETFSLYCPPVAEATAAIGRYVIRRAIEKAKSLGVEVLYGDTDSIFLGTTDQALLSELVKWSKEELGMELEIDKYYRYLALSSRKKNYLGVREDGSVDIKGLTGKKRHVPEFLQKAFYDMIQILSEVRSFDEFNSARERIKRIVKECYTKLKNREYSLEELAFNVMMGKSPEGYTKTTPQHVKAARLLSQRGIEIKPGDLIAFVKVTGELGVKPVQLASKNEIDTEKYLEYISSTFDQVLDALGIEFDELIGVRRLESFFR; translated from the coding sequence ATGAGCGCGGGAACATCGCTCCAAATCAACGAAGGCCTGAATATAGAGGAGGCGTATCTTCTATCGGCGGGGTATGACGGGGAGCGAGGAAGGGCGTTCCTGAAGCTCTACGATAAGGGCGAAGATAGGATAAAGATATGGTATGACGACACGGGCCATCTGCCCTATTGCATATCGAAGGATCCCTTGGAGGAGCTTGAGAGGAACGAGGCCATCTCCAAACATCCCGGGCTCGCCAGATTTGAGAGGGCGGAGAGGTACGACGCCCTAAGGGATCGGCGCTTGGATGTGGTTATAATATATGGGAAGGATCCGCTCGCCATAGGCGGGAAACCTTCCGGATCGATAAGGGATATCGTGAAGGCTTGGGAGGCCAATATAAAATACGTGGAGAGTTATATCTACGATCTTGGATTTACGCCCTGCATGCCCTATAGGGTTTCAAACGGACGTTTGTATCCCATAACCCAAGAGCTCCCGAGGGAGGCAATCGCCCATTTGGAGAGGGCGCTCGAGGGCGAGGACGAGGAGCATAGGAAAGCCGTGCGCGAATGGATATCGCTCCTCGAGGCCCCAATGCCAAAGCTCAAAAGGGTAGCCTTGGACATAGAGGTATATTCCCCAATAGTCACGAGAGTCCCGGACCCGAGCGAGGCGGAGCACCCGATACTCTGCATTGGGTTCTTCGATAACGAGGGGAGAAAGAGGATACTCCTCCTAGATAGGGGTGAGGGGTTCAAGGGCGAGGCCCTCCCAAGCGATTTGGGAGCAGCCTTCTTCAAATCCGAGGCCGATATGCTGAGGGCCGCATTCGAGATCATCCGCGAGTACCCGGTACTCCTAACCTTCAATGGAGATGATTTCGATCTCAACTACATTTGGCATAGGGCCCAAAGGCTCGGGATCGGTAGGGAGGAGATCCCCCTCGAGGTTGGGAGGGAATCCATCTCCATCAAGAACGGCGTCCACATAGACCTTTACAAATTCTTCGTGAACAAGTCGATGCAAGTTTATGCCTTCAGGCAGAAGTATCGCGAGATGACGCTGGACGACGTAGGCATGGCGCTGCTTGGAGAGGGGAAGAGGAGGAGCGAGGCATCGGTTTCCGATATGAGCTATTCGGAACTCGCCGCGTATTGCATGAAGGATGCGGAGCTCACGATGCGCCTATCCACATACGACGATGAGCTGGTCATGAAGTTGATCGTGGCCCTCTCGAGGATAAGTTGCTTGGGAATCGAGGAGGTGAGCAGGCAGGGCGTTTCCAATTGGATAAGGAGCATGCTGTATAGGGAGCATAGGAGGAGGGGATACCTAATCCCGAGGCCGGATGAGATCTTAGAGTTGAAGGGCACGATAGCGACCGAGGCGACCATAAAGGGCAAGAAGTATAAGGGGGCGATCGTGGTCGAGCCGAAGCCAGGGGTCCATTTCGGCGTCGCCGTCTTGGACTTCGCATCCCTATACCCCTCGATAATAAAAATGTGGAACTTGGGATACGAAACGATCCTATGCCCGCATGAGGACTGCAGGGACAATTTGGTTCCGGGGACTCCCCATTGGATCTGCAAAAAGAGGAGGGCGATACAGAGCGTCCTAATAGGATCCCTTAGGGACGTGAGGGTGAAATGGTATAAGCCGAAATCGAAGGATGGTTCCCTCCCGGAGCCGAAGAGGAACTGGTATATGGTCGTGCAGGATGCCCTCAAGGTCATCCTAAACGCCTCTTATGGAGTATTCGGAGCGGAGACCTTCAGCCTCTACTGTCCGCCCGTGGCCGAGGCAACGGCGGCCATAGGGAGATATGTCATAAGGAGGGCCATAGAGAAGGCCAAGTCCTTGGGGGTCGAAGTCCTCTACGGGGATACGGATTCGATCTTCCTCGGGACCACTGATCAGGCCCTTTTGAGCGAGCTCGTGAAATGGTCGAAGGAGGAGCTGGGAATGGAGTTGGAGATAGACAAGTACTACAGATACTTGGCCCTTAGCTCTAGGAAGAAGAACTACCTAGGGGTTAGGGAGGATGGAAGCGTGGATATAAAGGGCCTGACCGGGAAGAAGAGGCACGTTCCCGAATTCCTACAAAAGGCCTTCTACGATATGATCCAAATCTTGAGCGAGGTCAGGTCCTTCGACGAGTTCAATTCGGCTAGGGAAAGGATAAAGCGCATAGTGAAGGAATGCTATACCAAACTCAAGAATCGCGAATATTCGCTGGAGGAATTGGCCTTCAATGTGATGATGGGCAAATCGCCGGAGGGTTATACGAAGACGACGCCGCAGCACGTCAAAGCAGCTAGGCTATTGTCGCAAAGGGGGATCGAGATCAAGCCGGGCGATTTGATAGCCTTCGTGAAGGTCACTGGCGAGCTGGGGGTCAAGCCGGTACAGCTCGCGTCCAAAAACGAGATAGATACTGAGAAATACTTGGAATATATAAGCTCCACGTTCGATCAGGTCCTCGATGCCCTCGGCATAGAGTTCGATGAGCTGATAGGGGTGAGGAGGCTGGAGTCCTTCTTCAGATAA
- a CDS encoding dimethylsulfonioproprionate lyase family protein: MGKVVVKKSEFISGAPMEKRAGVRDWKLIYPETGVDTKTLIMGIVEIPPGNHSPLHRHNCEEVYYVLSGKGYIESEGVRHDFEAGDAIYNAPNTKHRVFALGNEPVRLLVVGGIMFVGLLPKWPTESPYEIFE; encoded by the coding sequence ATGGGAAAAGTGGTTGTTAAGAAATCAGAATTCATTAGCGGGGCCCCCATGGAGAAAAGGGCCGGCGTTAGGGATTGGAAGCTGATATATCCGGAGACCGGAGTTGATACGAAAACGCTCATAATGGGCATAGTAGAAATACCCCCGGGAAATCACTCCCCGTTACACCGCCATAACTGCGAGGAGGTATACTATGTGCTTTCCGGGAAAGGATATATAGAGTCGGAAGGGGTCCGCCACGATTTCGAGGCTGGGGATGCCATCTACAACGCCCCAAATACCAAGCACAGGGTTTTTGCGCTTGGGAATGAACCGGTGCGCTTATTGGTAGTTGGCGGAATAATGTTTGTCGGCCTACTCCCCAAATGGCCCACGGAGTCTCCCTATGAAATATTCGAATAA
- a CDS encoding PIN domain-containing protein, translating to MRYAEGSFWLSKRGALVKYIVKSALHRSKMVSFFEKASVGELYVSPITLSEALYIASRIYEMGDALDYTPWVKRRARMARVDEGIAIRAGELKKSLGISLPDCYVIARAEAVKAIPLSGASRRG from the coding sequence ATGCGCTATGCCGAAGGCTCCTTTTGGCTCTCGAAAAGGGGCGCGCTCGTCAAGTATATAGTCAAATCGGCCCTTCATAGGAGCAAAATGGTCAGTTTCTTTGAGAAAGCCTCCGTCGGCGAGCTTTACGTGAGTCCGATCACCTTGAGCGAAGCGCTATACATAGCATCGCGGATATATGAGATGGGGGATGCACTCGATTATACCCCATGGGTCAAGAGAAGGGCGAGGATGGCGAGGGTAGACGAGGGCATCGCCATCAGGGCCGGAGAGCTCAAGAAATCGCTGGGAATATCGCTACCAGATTGCTATGTGATCGCGAGGGCAGAAGCGGTTAAGGCGATCCCCCTATCAGGGGCATCGAGGAGGGGGTGA
- the speB gene encoding agmatinase, protein MEIDFLMAPPLEFLGKSVPFPKADYVVIGVPFDRTSTYRPGSRFAPNALREISLNVETYSFLSEIDAEDLKIHDAGNLSISANVEETLERVRRVVSEVVGSGKVSILLGGEHTISYGALMALSDLGIKFDVVDLDAHSDARDEYEGLRLSHATFMRRAVEDLGIRDIRYVGLRAISKEELGFIRGEGVKANTALDLKGLGKGASSLDVLFSDPAPKRYISIDLDVLDPAFAPAVGNPEGCGVYPEELLPILKRAASARVAGIDLCEYVPAYDNGSTGVQGIKLLLEAICAIEASKGGR, encoded by the coding sequence ATGGAGATCGATTTCCTCATGGCCCCGCCATTGGAGTTCTTGGGGAAGTCAGTTCCATTCCCCAAAGCGGACTACGTCGTCATCGGGGTTCCATTTGACAGGACGAGCACCTATAGGCCCGGATCCAGATTCGCGCCGAACGCCCTCAGGGAAATATCGCTGAACGTGGAAACATACAGCTTCCTATCGGAAATCGATGCCGAGGACTTGAAGATACACGATGCAGGAAATCTTTCCATATCCGCCAACGTGGAGGAAACCTTGGAAAGGGTTAGAAGGGTTGTATCGGAGGTTGTGGGATCTGGGAAGGTATCGATATTATTGGGCGGAGAGCATACCATTTCATATGGCGCCCTGATGGCCCTCTCGGACCTCGGTATCAAATTCGACGTGGTGGATCTCGATGCCCATTCCGATGCGAGGGATGAATATGAGGGGCTGAGGCTATCCCACGCAACCTTCATGAGGAGGGCCGTTGAGGATCTGGGGATTCGGGACATAAGGTATGTTGGGCTGAGGGCCATATCCAAGGAGGAGTTGGGCTTCATAAGGGGGGAGGGTGTCAAAGCCAATACGGCCTTGGACCTGAAAGGCTTGGGCAAGGGGGCATCAAGCCTCGATGTCCTATTTAGCGACCCAGCGCCCAAGAGATACATCTCCATCGACTTGGATGTCCTAGACCCGGCCTTCGCGCCGGCGGTCGGGAACCCGGAGGGTTGCGGAGTTTATCCGGAGGAGCTCCTCCCAATCCTGAAGAGGGCCGCCTCGGCCCGCGTGGCTGGGATCGATCTATGCGAGTACGTCCCGGCTTATGATAACGGCTCAACGGGGGTTCAGGGGATTAAGCTCCTTCTGGAAGCCATCTGCGCCATCGAGGCCTCCAAGGGAGGGCGCTGA